GCAAACTCGTCGATGAGTGCGGGCGCATCGGCGGAATCGAGCGGCACCCAGCCGACGACGCCGGCAATCGACTCATCGTTGCGCGCGAGAGCGAGCAGGTAGCGTGTTTCATCGACCGTCGGTGCGGCTTGAACCACGACCGTTCGCTGAACGCCGACAGACTCTCGCAGCGGCGCAAGATCATCGGGGCCGAACACGCGATACAACGCCTTCATCTCCGGCGTGAGCCAGCCGTAGTCACCGCGCGCGGGATCCCAGTAATGCTGATGGGCATCGATGTTCATGGCCGACGTCATCGCGGGACCGGCGCATTCGCGTGAAGCAGACCATCGGCACGCAATGCATCCCATAACGCGGATGGAATCGGCGTCGCGAAAGAGGCCGCGTTCTCGCGCACTTCGTCGGGCGTGCGCGCGCCCATCAGCACCGTGGCCACAACTTTATGCGCATAAGGAAACTGGATGGCCGCCGCCGAGAGCGCGACGCCGTGTTCGCGGCACACGCGCTCCAGCCTGCCGACGCGCTCGACGATGTCCTTCGGCGCATCGCCATAGTTGAACTTGAGATCGCCGTGCGCTTTGGCATCGAGACCGCGCGCGAGAATGCCCGAGTTGAACGCGCCGCCGAGCAAAATGCTCACGCCGCGCTTCTCGCATTCAGGCAGCAAATTGTCGAGCGTGTTTTGTTCGAGCAGCGTATAGCGTCCGGCGAGCAACGCGCAGTCAATGTCGAACTCGGCCATCGCTTCCATCACGGCCGCGCCTTCGTTCACGCCGAGGCCGACTGCCTTCACGCCGCGCGATTGCTTCAATTCTTCGAGCGCGCGAAAGCCGCCTTCGTTGGTTAGTTGCTTCCAGTAATGCGCGTTTTTTTCGCCGTGCGTGA
This portion of the Caballeronia insecticola genome encodes:
- a CDS encoding aldo/keto reductase; the encoded protein is MTAEAQEAVSRRRKIGRTNLDVTALSLGTAPLGGLYHELTEDEARATVHAAWQAGIRFFDTAPHYGHTKAEHRLGDALRRYPRGEYALSTKVGRRFVPRTTPDDGSEGWAAPLPFQAIYDYTYDGILRSFEDSQMRLGMIDIDIVLIHDIGRVTHGEKNAHYWKQLTNEGGFRALEELKQSRGVKAVGLGVNEGAAVMEAMAEFDIDCALLAGRYTLLEQNTLDNLLPECEKRGVSILLGGAFNSGILARGLDAKAHGDLKFNYGDAPKDIVERVGRLERVCREHGVALSAAAIQFPYAHKVVATVLMGARTPDEVRENAASFATPIPSALWDALRADGLLHANAPVPR